A stretch of the Arvicanthis niloticus isolate mArvNil1 chromosome 30, mArvNil1.pat.X, whole genome shotgun sequence genome encodes the following:
- the LOC143440599 gene encoding LOW QUALITY PROTEIN: uncharacterized protein LOC143440599 (The sequence of the model RefSeq protein was modified relative to this genomic sequence to represent the inferred CDS: deleted 1 base in 1 codon; substituted 1 base at 1 genomic stop codon): MIYCFTHLLITVTSAVFSENHHIFHKYKNVLDEDAQYIVNQDVNIQEKSYKCHELAKIIHESTQNTLYKINFRDTTVESSNLNRHITGNTREPCKSKNCTNCLNLCSNISLNQGIHIKKKEHNGTEFDKIFESKEKCTRKQTNSGKKSYKCSKCEKCFTQICDLRSHQRSHTGEKLCKCSECDKCFVLKSDLRSHQQTHTGGKPYKCNECIKSFTQKCSLKRHQRIQTGEKPYKCSECDKCFTHKCILNIHQKIHTGEKPYKCSSCGKCFTLKGELRIHQRIHTGEKPYKCSECEKSFTQKGNLMTHQRIHTGEKPYKCGECDKCFIQKYSLVTHQRIHTGENPYKCSECDKSFTLKSGLRIHQRIHTGEKPXKCSECDKSFIKKLYLRTHQSVHTGEKPYKCSECDKCFTHKCSLSSHQRLHTGENPYKCHECDKCFTNKGYLGSHQRIHTGEKPYKCSECDKCFTHKGSLKRHQRIHTGENFTNEVNETNLLPR; encoded by the exons ATGATATATTGTTTTACTCATTTATTAATCACTGTCACCTCTGCAGTTTTTTCAGAGAATCATCACATATTTCACAAATATAAGAATGTCTTGGATGAAGACGCACAGTATATTGTCAACCAAGATGTGAATATCCAAGAGAAGTCTTATAAATGCCACGAGCTTGCCAAAATCATTCATGAATCCACCCAAAATACTCTTTATAAAATTAACTTCAGAGATACAACTGTTGAATCATCAAACCTAAACAGACATATAACTGGAAACACCAGAGAGCCTTGTAAATCTAAAAACTGTACAAACTGTTTAAATTTGTGTTCTAACATTAGTCTGAATCAaggaatccacataaaaaagaaagaacacaatggTACAGAGTTTGATAAGATTTTTGAGTCTAAAGAAAAATGCACGCGGAAACAAACCAATAGTGGAAAGAAATCTTACAAATGTAGTAAATGTGAGAAATGTTTCACCCAGATATGTGATCTTAGAAGTCATCAGAGAagtcacacaggagagaaactttgcaaatgtagtgaatgtgacaaatgctttgtCCTTAAAAGTGATCTTAGAAGTCATCAGCAAACTCATACAGGAgggaaaccttacaaatgcaatGAATGTATCAAGTCTTTTACCCAGAAATGCAGTCTAAAAAGACACCAGAGAATTCaaacaggagaaaaaccttacaaatgtagtgaatgtgacaaatgctttacccataaatgcattctaaatattcatcagaaaattcatacaggagagaaaccttacaaatgtagttcatgtggcaaatgctttactcTCAAAGGAGAGCTtagaattcatcagagaattcatacaggagagaagccttacaaatgtagtgaatgtgagaAATCTTTTACCCAGAAAGGCAATCTTATGactcatcagagaattcatactggggagaaaccctacaaatgtggTGAATGTGATAAATGCTTTATCCAAAAATACAGTCTTGTAACTCATCAgcgaattcatacaggagaaaatccttacaaatgtagtgaatgtgacaaaagTTTTACCCTCAAAAGTGGTCTtagaattcatcagagaattcacacaggagaaaaaccttaaaaatgtagtgaatgtgacaagtCTTTTATCAAAAAATTGTACCTTAGAACTCATCAGAGtgttcatacaggagagaaaccttataaatgtagtgaatgtgacaaatgctttactcacAAATGCAGTCTTAGTAGTCATCAGAGActtcatactggagagaatccTTACAAATGtcatgaatgtgacaaatgctttaccaacAAAGGCTATCTTGGaagtcatcagagaattcatacaggagagaaaccttacaaatgtagtgaatgtgacaaatgctttacccacaAAGGTAGTCTTAAAagacatcagagaattcatacagga gaAAACTTTACAAATGAAGTGAATGAGACAAATCTTTTACCAAGATAG